Proteins from a genomic interval of Medicago truncatula cultivar Jemalong A17 chromosome 3, MtrunA17r5.0-ANR, whole genome shotgun sequence:
- the LOC11423714 gene encoding uncharacterized protein isoform X1, giving the protein MVNVTEEEICSAIHSLFTETNPRTRTFTTLNQVVSELQSKLGGYDLTHKIDFITEQINLLFAASSQHQQQHVHHHQQQQLQQPPPPQQQPQLISFERKDHFTLHQNPNSHSVPVTSAFRNNVVVSSAAVADASVAHVSANVLPKESAQPKPKRRGGPGGLNKLCGVSPELQVIVGQPAMPRTEIVKQLWAYIKKNNLQDPSNKRKIICNDELRVVFETDCTDMFKMNKLLAKHIIALEPTKKPAPKKQKVEVEVGTRSAEPAPTPSVIISDSLANFFGVTGREMLQTEVLRRIWEYIKVNQLEDPVNPMAIMCDAKLQEIFGCESISALGIPEVLGRHHIFRRS; this is encoded by the exons ATGGTTAATGTAACAGAAGAAGAAATATGTTCAGCAATACATTCATTATTCACAGAAACAAACCCTAGAACAAGAACATTCACTACATTGAACCAAGTTGTTTCAGAGCTTCAATCTAAACTTGGTGGTTATGATCTTACTCATAAGATTGATTTCATTACGGAACAGATCAATCTTCTTTTTGCAGCTTCttctcaacatcaacaacaacatgttcatcacCACCAGCAGCAGCAGTTACAACAACCTCCACCACCTCAACAACAACCTCAACTTATTTCTTTTGAACGTAAAGACCATTTTACCCTTCACCAAAACCCTAATTCCCATTCTGTCCCTGTTACTTCTGCTTTTCGTAACAACGTTGTTGTTTCTTCTGCTGCTGTTGCTGATGCTTCTGTTGCTCATGTTTCTGCCAATGTGCTTCCCAAGGAAag TGCTCAGCCTAAGCCAAAGAGAAGAGGCGGGCCAGGAGGTCTCAACAAACTTTGTGGTGTTTCGCCTGAACTTCAGGTCATTGTTGGCCAGCCGGCAATGCCAAGGACTGAG ATTGTGAAGCAACTGTGGGCTtacataaagaaaaacaatctccAAGATCCTAGCAATAAGAGGAAGATAATTTGCAACGATGAACTGCGCGTGGTGTTTGAGACGGACTGTACTGATATGTTCAAGATGAATAAGTTACTGGCTAAACACATAATCGCCCTTGAACCAACCA AAAAGCCTGCCCCAAAAAAACAGAAGGTAGAAGTGGAGGTGGGAACACGAAGTGCTGAACCTGCTCCTACTCCTTCTGTAATAATATCTGATTCACTTGCTAACTTTTTCGGTGTTACTGGAAGGGAGATGTTACAGACAGAGGTTCTGAGACGTATCTGGGAGTACATTAAAGTCAACCAGCTAGAG GATCCTGTGAATCCTATGGCAATAATGTGCGATGCAAAGCTTCAGGAGATCTTTGGCTGTGAAAGCATTTCAGCATTGGGGATACCTGAAGTATTGGGCCGTCATCACATTTTTAGGAGATCATGA
- the LOC11423714 gene encoding uncharacterized protein isoform X2 codes for MVNVTEEEICSAIHSLFTETNPRTRTFTTLNQVVSELQSKLGGYDLTHKIDFITEQINLLFAASSQHQQQHVHHHQQQQLQQPPPPQQQPQLISFERKDHFTLHQNPNSHSVPVTSAFRNNVVVSSAAVADASVAHVSANVLPKESAQPKPKRRGGPGGLNKLCGVSPELQVIVGQPAMPRTEIVKQLWAYIKKNNLQDPSNKRKIICNDELRVVFETDCTDMFKMNKLLAKHIIALEPTKKPAPKKQKVEVEVGTRSAEPAPTPSVIISDSLANFFGVTGREMLQTEVLRRIWEYIKVNQLEIGV; via the exons ATGGTTAATGTAACAGAAGAAGAAATATGTTCAGCAATACATTCATTATTCACAGAAACAAACCCTAGAACAAGAACATTCACTACATTGAACCAAGTTGTTTCAGAGCTTCAATCTAAACTTGGTGGTTATGATCTTACTCATAAGATTGATTTCATTACGGAACAGATCAATCTTCTTTTTGCAGCTTCttctcaacatcaacaacaacatgttcatcacCACCAGCAGCAGCAGTTACAACAACCTCCACCACCTCAACAACAACCTCAACTTATTTCTTTTGAACGTAAAGACCATTTTACCCTTCACCAAAACCCTAATTCCCATTCTGTCCCTGTTACTTCTGCTTTTCGTAACAACGTTGTTGTTTCTTCTGCTGCTGTTGCTGATGCTTCTGTTGCTCATGTTTCTGCCAATGTGCTTCCCAAGGAAag TGCTCAGCCTAAGCCAAAGAGAAGAGGCGGGCCAGGAGGTCTCAACAAACTTTGTGGTGTTTCGCCTGAACTTCAGGTCATTGTTGGCCAGCCGGCAATGCCAAGGACTGAG ATTGTGAAGCAACTGTGGGCTtacataaagaaaaacaatctccAAGATCCTAGCAATAAGAGGAAGATAATTTGCAACGATGAACTGCGCGTGGTGTTTGAGACGGACTGTACTGATATGTTCAAGATGAATAAGTTACTGGCTAAACACATAATCGCCCTTGAACCAACCA AAAAGCCTGCCCCAAAAAAACAGAAGGTAGAAGTGGAGGTGGGAACACGAAGTGCTGAACCTGCTCCTACTCCTTCTGTAATAATATCTGATTCACTTGCTAACTTTTTCGGTGTTACTGGAAGGGAGATGTTACAGACAGAGGTTCTGAGACGTATCTGGGAGTACATTAAAGTCAACCAGCTAGAG ATAGGTGTTTAA